Below is a genomic region from Rosa chinensis cultivar Old Blush chromosome 5, RchiOBHm-V2, whole genome shotgun sequence.
aaaagcctgccttggtgggccgagggccggcccgcctaaagccagcaaaaacccggcccggcccgtaggcccggcccgtaaaagcccgtaaaatattatatatatatatatatatatatatttgtagttatgtgtgtgtgtttataaatatatatacacacacacacatagatgtatatatttgtgtgtgtttatatatatatatatgtgtgtgtgtgtgtgtttatatatatgtatatatatttatatatgtgtgtgtgtttatatatatgtatatatatatttatatatgtgtgtgtgtttatatatataatatatatatagagatatatatatatatgtgtgtgtgtgtgtgtgtgtttatatatatgtatatatatatttatatatgtgtgtgtgtttatatatataatatatatatatagagatatatatgtgtgtgtgtgtgtgtgtttatatatatgtatatatatatttatatatgtgtgtgtgtgtttatatatataatatatatatagagatatatatatatatgtgtgtgtgtgtgtgtgtgtttatatatatgtatatatatatatttatatatgtgtgtgtgtgtttatatatataatatatatatagagatatatatatatatatatatatgtgtgtgtgtgtgtttatatatatgtatatatatatttatatatgtgtgtgtgtttatatatataatatatatatagagatatatatatatatatatatatatgtgtgtgtgtgtgtgtgtgtttatatatatgtatatatatttatatatgtgtgtgtttatatatataatataataatatatatagagatatatatatatgtatatgtgtgtgtgtgtgtgtgtgtgtggaagttcttatacttctattattctatatagaatatgtgcatatatatatatattctacatatcggtaatcagttgaccaattagatcgggttcaaaactatggtgaaattgactaaattttaaccacacgcataatttattgtaataaactcatccaacggtcggtttttccattttatttgaattgatatgggttgctctttggagtttatgatatataaatataggtttataagagtaactaagtttgacctagttgatcgaattctaaacgataaccaaattagctgaattttctacaaccaccataaaacattacaatctctcaatcgagcggttggtttttctgaattcattttccacttcatggttgctttagaatgaacctaaacaatttaaatgcaatgtatatgtcatacaactttaggagtaaAATTGGTATAtgtcaatgtgtttgtaattaaaattatatttttgtatCTTATGTCCAAGTACATCCATAGATgggatatatacaaacgtgatgtgaaaaaataagcacgtttcgaggttgtcacgccattggtcaaccaagaaaacatataagtgactacggttgaccaattagatcgggttcaaaactatggtgaaattgactaaatttttaaccacacgcataatttattgtaataaactcatccaacggtcggtttttccattttatttgaattgatatgggttgctctttggagtgtatgatatataaatataggtttataagagtaactaagtttgacctagttgatcgaattctaaacgataaccaaattagctgaattttctacaaccaccataaaacattacaatctctcaatcgagcggttggtttttctgaattcattttccacttcatggttgctttagaatgaacctaaacaatttaaatgcaatgtatatgtcatacaactttaggagtaaAATTGGTATAtgtcaatgtgtttgtaattaaaattatatttttgtatCTTATGTCTAAGTACATCCATAGATgggatatatacaaacgtgatgtgaaaaaataagcacgtttcgaggttgtcacgccattggtcaaccaagaaaacatataagtgactacggttgaccaattagatcgggttcaaaactatggtgaaattgactaaatttttaaccacacgcacaatttattgtaataaactcatctaacggtcggtttttccattttatttgaattgatatgggttgctctttggagtgtgtgTGATATTatgtaaaatacaaaaatgatatatatgtttttagaaATTAGAATGATATAAAAATAACCGTTGGATTTGGAAAGGGAATCCAATGATTCCAATCCTAATTTTCTACCGTTGGATTTGGAAAATGGAGACCACCTGTCTCACTCTCACAGTCTCTGAGTCTCACACCAGCGTATACGTATTGCCGTATTTGAcctaaaatcaaaaccctatctCCCTATCGCTATTTCACGACTTTTCTCTCTCGACTCAGGTCACTCAGCCGCTGTCTCCAACCCTCCATCCATTGCCTCCAGCCTCCGTCTCAGTctcgaccacggcctcagtctccgatcgaccacggcctcagtcCATTCACTCAGATCGACCACGGGCTCTGTCTCATTCTCTCAGATCGACTCACTCTCACACGGCCTCCGTCTCAGTCTCCGatcgaccacggcctcagtctccgatcgaccacggcctcagtctccgatcgaccacggcctcagtcCATTCTCTCAGATCGACCACGGGCTCTGTCTCATTCTCTCAGATCGACTCACTCTCACACGGCCTCCGTCTCAGTctcgaccacggcctcagtctccgatcgaccacggcctcagtcCATTCTCTCAGTCTCGACTCACTCTCACACGGCCTCCGTCTCAGTctcgaccacggcctcagtctCCGACCACCACGGCCTCAGTCCAGCCCTTCGACTCTGTCTCAGTCTCGACCAAGTCTTTTTCGATTGTAATGGAGTTTTGATCTGCCACTTATTAATTTTTATGTAGTTGTTGTACGATTAAttatttgcttgttttgattgtGATCTCTTACATTGCAGGATGAGTAAGAGCAAACAAAGGATCAGCCTTGGtttgagaaaaatcaaaactttgttTTCTGAGGTGTTAATCGAGCAGGTACtggttttgttgatgttttTGGTCAGTGGTTTTGTTTCACATGTGTTGTTAAGATTATAAGGAGTTATATGTGTGAATTGGTTCATTTGAAACTGTGAGTTGCTTGCTATTACTAAAATTTGCAGATTAGATATATGTAACAGTAATAAGCATGTTCAATTTTATGCCCAAGTAGAAATAAAGCTGGAGTTTTAGGTATTCTGTGTAGTCCGTGCATTACAAATAAGTGGCTCATTTCAAGAATTTTTTGCAGGGATGTACCAATTATGCAGGGCTGCAGGCAGATTCTAAGTGTGAACCTCAATGATACCAAGTCTGAATGGAAGACAATATGCTTAATTAGATAAATTCATAGAAATTGTATTAATAATTTGCTTTCGTTCTAAGTTGTAATTTGTAAATTGGGACACTTTGTATtctgtctttttattttagtaCATTAAAacgggcgtggggatgagcctcctagttcggctaggttccaaaccccttaaaattttaaaaggaaaaaaatagcaTCCTTAATATGACCTGAGATGATCTAGAAGCAAGATTAGTTGAATGAGGTTGAGTAAAATTAGTTGATGTGGATGAGGCTAAATATTGCACAATAAAATGCATTAtagaaaagcccggcccggcccgaaaaaaggTGGgctacccggcccggcccgaaaaagcccgcaaggcccgccttatatggacgggcttggatccgtTGATTTAcaatgaagcccggcccggcccggcccgtgactatttaaaaatataattaggcccggcccgggcataattaggcccggcccgttgatgaggcctaatacAAGCAAGTGATCCAAGCTAATCACGTTCATATTTGCTTTAACTGGGCTCATTTACATCCCTAGAACTACAATTGATTTAAGCTTCCTAGAGAGGTGCCAAATGATAGAAAGGCAGTAAGAATTCATGAATGCAAATTTTGATTTCAAACGGTCATCttgcaaaattgaaaattttcccTGGAAACCCTAACTAGCTAATAATTAACATATAACTTGTTAACTTCCCACTAAACTAAGCTTTGTTAAAGTTAATAAAGTGATCGTGGTGATCCAAGACTTGCTCATTTCAAACCAACACACTATCATTACAAGACAGTCATTTGGTCGCTTTGGCTCTTCTctttatcaactttttctttcttttaaaatcCTAAAATGCTAATTTCGAGCATTGTGCGTCTGACTTTTGAAGCAGTCTTCGATTTCATCGtcagaaaaatcagaaacaTTCTGCAGCAGTTGTATATCACTCACTTTCATACGTCAATTTACTAAATAAACCCTAGCTAGCCTTCCCAGACAAAGTCCCAGACAATTCTACGAATTCTCCTGGAAGTTGCCATTGTTGttttattctttgttgtttatatatagTGGTTTCAATATCATAGTATTTAAGCACTTCGTCGTGACCTCCACTCCCAGACGCAGTATGGATATATTGATTCAAGCATGGCCTAGTGGTGTGTATATGACTAAATATAATCCACATTTTCAGATTGTAGGGAAAGTACGAGTATTGCTAGCTAGCTGCATGCTTACACCAAAAAATTACATTCATGTTGTTcactaattttcttttattatgtTTATTGTGTTTATGTTTAACATCACATTAGCTATAAAGTTTTATGTGGCTATTGTCTCATGAGTTGTTACGAACATGCATCAATATATCCTCAATCAGAGTTCTTCATTAATTGGATGCAAATTAAAGTTGTGTATTTGTAAGATATACAAGGTATATTCAGATTTGTTTTTTGTACCTATGTGATGCTTTTTGATCTGCTTTTAATCTCCAAAAGACCtagttagagcatctttagcagactctctattttgactccttagctattttggagagcatgtatagctttttatctattttagcagctgcaccagactcctaagtggctctctattataacttttagctatctcgctcccaaatatagagagcgggatgagactctctataatttaaaacattccttttaagttattttatgtaatttataaatacatttaaactatttaatcttcatttaaaaaataatataaattcaaaactagaaaaaatagagagcattgatgcagacgtaattctaaagtgactagctaaaataactttttagctactttagctaaaatttgactcaaaaatggctagcattgctaaagatgctcttagaaggcaaatatatatatatttttttatttctaagaGCATTTTTAGTAGAATCTCTTTCTTAgctctttagctattttagagacaTTGTTTAACACTTTAtcaattttagcagctgcaacAGTCTCCTAATTAAATGACTTTTCATTTTAACTTTTAGATATCTCGCTCTTAAA
It encodes:
- the LOC121049186 gene encoding uncharacterized protein LOC121049186, whose product is MTGGGATVEEIDGEAADVTVGIGGSVGEEVVVKAARIDGIGEGVEVVMGVKWEINAGGGDLSLRLSLDHGLSLRSTTASVHSLRSTTGSVSFSQIDSLSHGLRLSLDHGLSLRPPRPQSSPSTLSQSRPSLFRLMSKSKQRISLGLRKIKTLFSEVLIEQGCTNYAGLQADSKCEPQ